In the Telopea speciosissima isolate NSW1024214 ecotype Mountain lineage chromosome 2, Tspe_v1, whole genome shotgun sequence genome, one interval contains:
- the LOC122651247 gene encoding aspartic proteinase NANA, chloroplast-like — MIHRHDQRLLGEKKLNRSESLKELMDVDKNRMEMITHKLASSRRRATQLVNGPKRGHHGPNRGHHRRPNRGRGRPEVGHGSGGVLGGDNSSFSLPIRSGAYAHQGQYFVTLKVGTPAQLFLLVIDTGSGLTWIKCSLKNKCNKNNNNNNNININGYHKQQQQQQQQGKQGKQRQQQQHGQQQGRGKQRRQRKRQRQPQRDSCSNAVGFGSLAEKMMGKVPKRMFFPERSRTFRTVPCSSKLCRVDFAGLMSMGTKQCPTPKSPCAYSYSYADTSYSNGIYAYESVTVILANGTKMKLHDMLIGCTNEFKGSDPLFLSDGDGVFGLGGNTHAFGPSVVQDFDGKFSYCLMDRFSDKRETNYLTFGNRPREEIPPNMQYTKLGFLGELYAVPAEGIYVDGVKLKIPAELLNFEKDQAIILDSGSTLTFWVKEIYDPLMEAFEKPLLKSFPKVEHDTFASCFKVNNNTYYENIDESLVPKFEIQFQSGARFSPPPKSYFMYVDANVNCIGFQMALEGNYHSVLGNIMQQNHIWEFDPNKELLGFAPSTCVLRHHHRFL; from the coding sequence ATGATTCACAGACACGATCAGAGGCTCCTTGGGGAGAAGAAGTTAAATCGTTCCGAGAGCCTCAAGGAACTCATGGATGTCGATAAGAATCGGATGGAGATGATCACCCACAAGCTCGCATCATCGAGGAGACGTGCAACTCAATTAGTTAATGGACCTAAGCGCGGTCATCATGGACCAAATCGTGGTCATCATCGTAGACCAAATCGTGGTCGTGGTAGACCCGAGGTTGGTCATGGGAGTGGTGGTGTTTTGGGTGGGGACAACTCTTCCTTCTCGCTTCCAATTAGATCCGGTGCCTATGCCCACCAAGGTCAATACTTTGTCACTCTCAAAGTCGGGACGCCGGCTCAGTTGTTCCTTCTTGTGATAGATACAGGGAGCGGCCTCACCTGGATTAAATGCAGCCTCAAAAACAAGTGtaataagaataataataataataataatattaatattaatggATACCataagcagcagcagcaacaacaacaacagggaAAGCAGGGAAAGCAGagacagcagcagcagcatggACAACAACAGGGACGGGGAAAGCAGAGACGGCAGCGGAAGCGGCAGCGGCAGCCGCAGCGAGATTCTTGCAGCAATGCCGTTGGCTTTGGCAGTCTAGCTGAAAAGATGATGGGGAAGGTACCAAAGAGAATGTTCTTTCCCGAACGTTCCAGAACCTTCAGAACCGTACCCTGTTCCAGCAAGTTGTGTCGAGTAGATTTCGCGGGTCTGATGTCTATGGGAACGAAACAGTGTCCGACACCCAAGTCTCCATGCGCCTACTCTTACTCATACGCTGATACTTCATATTCCAATGGCATCTACGCCTACGAATCGGTGACAGTGATCCTAGCCAACGGTACGAAGATGAAGTTACATGACATGTTGATAGGTTGCACCAACGAATTTAAAGGGTCTGATCCTTTATTCCTGAGCGACGGAGACGGCGTCTTCGGTCTGGGTGGTAACACCCATGCCTTCGGCCCAAGTGTAGTCCAAGATTTCGATGGCAAGTTCTCCTACTGTCTCATGGACCGGTTCAGTGATAAGCGTGAAACCAACTACCTCACATTCGGAAACCGGCCACGGGAAGAGATTCCTCCCAACATGCAATACACGAAGCTTGGGTTTCTGGGTGAACTTTACGCAGTCCCAGCGGAAGGAATCTACGTAGATGGGGTGAAGTTGAAGATCCCAGCCGAGCTTTTGAACTTCGAAAAGGATCAAGCCATAATCTTGGACTCCGGGTCTACCTTGACCTTTTGGGTTAAAGAAATATACGATCCCCTCATGGAAGCCTTTGAGAAACCATTACTTAAAAGTTTCCCAAAGGTGGAGCATGATACGTTCGCTTCCTGCTTCAAGGTCAACAACAACACCTATTATGAAAACATCGACGAGTCGTTAGTGCCCAAGTTTGAGATCCAGTTCCAGTCTGGGGCTCGATTCAGCCCACCACCCAAGAGCTATTTTATGTACGTTGACGCGAATGTGAATTGTATTGGGTTTCAAATGGCGCTTGAAGGCAATTATCACTCCGTCCTTGGGAACATAATGCAGCAGAATCACATCTGGGAGTTTGACCCCAATAAAGAACTACTAGGATTTGCACCATCCACTTGTGTCCTTCGCCACCACCATAGGTTTTTATAA